In one Myxocyprinus asiaticus isolate MX2 ecotype Aquarium Trade chromosome 1, UBuf_Myxa_2, whole genome shotgun sequence genomic region, the following are encoded:
- the LOC127444486 gene encoding insulin-induced gene 1 protein-like: MPGLEDHCWTCSCSTSVKSNDLSSASWIVCKTGEMMSIITSVLGHAYGTVHSLNSANLIRRGLVLFIVGVVLALVLNLLQIQRNVTLFPEEVLDTLFSSAWWIPICCGTAAAVVGLLYPCLDSHLGEPHKFKREWASVMRCIAVFVGINHASAKLDFANNVQLSLTLAALSLGLWWTFDRSRSGFGLGLTTALLATLIAQLLVYNGIYQYTSPDFLYVRSWLPCIFFSGGVTVGNIGRQLAMGSTEKPHND, encoded by the exons ATGCCAGGACTAGAAGACCATTGTTGGACCTGCTCCTGTTCAACCAGTGTGAAGTCGAATGACCTGTCGAGCGCCAGCTGGATTGTTTGTAAAACGGGTGAAATGATGTCAATCATAACCTCAGTGCTTGGCCATGCATACGGCACTGTGCACAGTCTAAATTCTGCTAATTTAATTCGACGGGGGCTTGTGTTGTTTATTGTCGGAGTAGTTCTCGCCTTGGTGTTAAACTTACTACAGATCCAGAGAAACGTTACATTGTTCCCAGAGGAAGTGCTGGACACTTTGTTTTCGTCCGCCTGGTGGATTCCGATCTGCTGTGGAACTGCTGCTG CTGTTGTTGGTCTGTTGTATCCCTGCTTGGACAGCCACCTTGGAGAGCCACACAAGTTTAAGCGGGAGTGGGCAAGCGTGATGCGCTGCATTGCCGTTTTTGTGGGCATTAATCACGCCAGTGCT AAACTGGACTTTGCCAATAATGTGCAGCTTTCACTAACTCTGGCTGCCCTGTCTCTGGGCCTGTGGTGGACATTTGACCGTTCCAGGAGTGGTTTTGGCCTGGGGTTGACCACTGCCCTGCTAGCCACACTCATTGCTCAGCTGCTGGTCTACAACGGTATCTACCA GTATACATCTCCAGACTTCTTGTATGTACGCTCGTGGTTGCCTTGTATATTCTTCTCTGGTGGAGTGACCGTAGGGAATATCGGGAGACAGCTGGCTATG GGCTCAACTGAGAAGCCACATAATGACTAA